In Bacillus toyonensis BCT-7112, a single window of DNA contains:
- the hemH gene encoding ferrochelatase, with protein sequence MKKKIGLLVMAYGTPYKEEDIERYYTHIRRGRKPSPEMLEDLTERYRAIGGISPLATITLEQAKKLEMRLNEIQDEVEYHMYLGLKHIEPFIEDAVQAMHNDEIEDAIALVLAPHYSTFSVKSYVGRAQEEAEKLGNLTIHGIDSWYKEPKFIQYWVDAVKGIYNGMSEAEREKAVLIVSAHSLPEKIIALGDPYPDQLNETADYIARGAEVANYAVGWQSAGNTPDPWIGPDVQDLTRELNEKYGYTSFVYAPVGFVAEHLEVLYDNDFECKVVTDEIGAKYYRPEMPNASDAFIDCLTDVVLKKKESVL encoded by the coding sequence ATGAAAAAGAAAATTGGTTTGCTTGTAATGGCATACGGAACGCCATATAAAGAAGAAGACATTGAACGTTACTATACACATATTCGCAGAGGAAGAAAGCCAAGTCCTGAAATGCTAGAAGATTTAACAGAGCGTTACCGTGCAATTGGTGGTATTTCTCCTTTAGCTACTATTACATTAGAGCAAGCTAAAAAGTTAGAAATGCGTTTAAATGAAATACAAGATGAAGTAGAGTACCACATGTATCTTGGTTTAAAACATATTGAACCGTTTATTGAAGATGCGGTACAAGCTATGCATAACGATGAAATAGAGGATGCAATCGCACTTGTTCTTGCGCCTCACTATTCTACATTTAGTGTGAAATCATATGTTGGACGAGCGCAGGAAGAAGCTGAGAAACTTGGAAACTTAACAATTCATGGCATTGATAGCTGGTATAAAGAACCGAAGTTTATCCAGTATTGGGTCGATGCAGTGAAAGGTATATATAACGGTATGTCAGAAGCAGAACGTGAAAAAGCAGTATTAATCGTATCTGCTCACAGCTTACCAGAGAAAATTATCGCACTCGGCGATCCATATCCAGATCAATTAAATGAAACAGCTGATTATATTGCAAGGGGCGCTGAAGTAGCAAACTATGCAGTAGGATGGCAAAGTGCAGGAAACACGCCAGATCCTTGGATCGGTCCGGATGTACAAGATTTAACGAGAGAATTAAATGAAAAGTACGGTTATACTTCATTTGTTTATGCACCAGTTGGATTTGTTGCGGAACATTTAGAAGTTTTATATGATAATGACTTTGAGTGTAAAGTGGTGACTGATGAAATTGGCGCGAAATATTATCGTCCAGAAATGCCAAACGCATCGGATGCATTCATTGATTGCTTAACGGATGTTGTATTAAAGAAAAAAGAATCTGTATTGTAA
- the hemY gene encoding protoporphyrinogen oxidase, producing the protein MRKKVVIIGGGITGLTAMYHLQKDIREKDLPIDTLLVEASGKLGGKIQTVRKDGFTIERGPDSFLARKESASRLVRELGLGDELVNNKAGQSFILVNNRLHKMPSGSMMGIPTQITPFLFSGLFSPIGKLRAGFDLLMPRSKPVSDQSLGQFFRHRLGNEVVENLIEPLLSGIYAGDIDEMSLMSTFPQMYQIEQKHRSISLGMRTLAPKEEKAEPKKGIFQTVKTGLESIVESLEVKMHEGTIIKGTRIEKVAKLGDGYTITLSNGKEIEADAIVVASSHKVLPSMFAQYKQFRFFRNIPSTSVANVALAFPKSAIQRDIDGTGFVVSRNSDFSITACTWTHKKWPHTTPEGKVLLRCYVGRPGDEAIVEQTEEELVQLVLEDLRKTMDIIEDPEFAIVSRWKEAMPQYTVGHNERMKKLTTFMEKELPGVYLAGSSYAGSGLPDCIGQGELAAQRVLSHIEKIVECERDALNV; encoded by the coding sequence TTGAGGAAAAAAGTTGTGATCATCGGCGGTGGTATCACAGGATTAACAGCTATGTATCACTTACAAAAAGACATTCGTGAGAAGGACTTGCCGATAGATACATTACTTGTAGAAGCGTCGGGTAAACTTGGCGGGAAAATTCAAACCGTTCGAAAAGATGGATTTACAATTGAACGCGGACCGGATTCTTTTTTAGCACGAAAAGAAAGTGCGTCTAGATTGGTGAGAGAATTAGGTCTTGGCGATGAACTTGTAAATAATAAGGCCGGTCAATCATTTATTCTCGTAAACAATCGGTTACATAAAATGCCGAGTGGATCAATGATGGGAATTCCAACGCAAATTACGCCGTTTCTATTTTCCGGGTTGTTCTCCCCAATTGGTAAATTAAGAGCTGGTTTTGATCTGTTAATGCCTAGATCAAAACCAGTATCTGACCAATCACTCGGGCAGTTTTTCAGACATCGCCTCGGAAACGAAGTGGTTGAAAACTTAATAGAACCATTACTATCGGGTATTTATGCAGGGGATATTGATGAAATGAGCTTAATGTCGACCTTCCCGCAAATGTATCAAATTGAGCAGAAACATCGTAGTATTTCACTCGGTATGCGTACGCTCGCTCCGAAAGAAGAGAAAGCTGAACCGAAAAAAGGAATCTTCCAAACGGTGAAAACAGGTTTAGAATCTATAGTAGAATCTCTCGAAGTGAAGATGCATGAAGGTACGATAATAAAGGGAACTCGCATTGAAAAAGTTGCAAAACTGGGGGATGGTTACACGATTACTCTTAGTAACGGAAAAGAAATAGAAGCGGACGCCATCGTAGTGGCAAGCTCACATAAAGTATTGCCTTCTATGTTTGCGCAGTATAAACAATTTCGTTTCTTCCGCAACATTCCGTCCACATCAGTTGCGAATGTAGCACTTGCTTTTCCGAAATCAGCCATTCAGCGCGATATTGATGGAACGGGATTTGTCGTATCACGAAATAGTGACTTCTCCATTACAGCATGTACGTGGACACATAAAAAATGGCCGCATACAACGCCAGAAGGTAAGGTACTTCTTCGCTGTTACGTTGGACGCCCTGGTGATGAAGCGATTGTAGAACAAACCGAAGAGGAACTCGTTCAGCTCGTACTAGAAGACTTACGAAAGACGATGGATATTATAGAGGACCCGGAGTTTGCAATCGTAAGCCGCTGGAAAGAAGCGATGCCTCAATATACAGTAGGTCATAACGAGCGAATGAAAAAGCTTACAACATTTATGGAGAAAGAATTGCCAGGTGTGTACTTAGCTGGAAGTTCTTACGCTGGTTCTGGTTTGCCGGACTGTATTGGGCAAGGTGAGTTGGCAGCGCAACGTGTGTTATCACATATTGAAAAAATAGTAGAATGTGAACGAGATGCTTTGAATGTATAA
- a CDS encoding DUF6359 domain-containing protein, whose amino-acid sequence MAVKKLLSVFLSLLLLLSFTGTLAQAEETTSMSVEKAIQVFKQQGKTKGIVEGYIVGYTQSPSKYTKDPAKFDDTNVAIADSPNETNPDKIMPVQLPKGDVRSAVNVKDHPENIGKKVSLTGTLELYFSSPGLKSVTAHKFQGEEQNRVSDVVASPGGGEVAKGTAVTLTTNTEGATIYYTLDGSNPTNKSVRYNGQIVVNENSVVKAIAEKEGLTSSAISTFSFIIVNNEPVRIHDIQGKSHISPYKGKNVYNVEGVVTALDKNGFYIEDNQPDNDPATSEGMYVYKKDANVAVGDLIQVDGEVEEYVGPGYAERFETDLTTTEIKASRVAVIAKDQPLPAPIVLGENGVKIPDQIIDNDAFGLFDPNEDAIDFYESIEGMRVTMPTPKIIAPQKNGNLYVTVKNSGDKVVTKYGTPLLDENQLNPERLSVKVPRDYVAKVGDTFTGDITGVVGYDYGSFRISPVTELPSVVDGGFKRVGANIQPRLDKLTVATYNIENFSANKKETTDEKVKELAYSIKYNLKMPDIIGVEEMQDNNGSINDGTTDASLSAKRIIDAVLEIRGPKYEYVEIAPSNNQDGGAPGANIRVGFFYNPSRVKLATVPKLLDKNVVRIGDENALFDSTRKPLAAEFTFQGQNVVVVANHLNSKLGDATPFGKVQPLVLKSEEKRIQLAQEVNYFVQGIQKKNANAPVVVLGDMNDFEFSKPLKALEGTILKDMLNTVPKENRYTYIHEGNAQVLDHILVTNNIAPHTVVDPVHLNSNIMKEHGRVSDHDPVLAQIDLKKAS is encoded by the coding sequence ATAGCTGTGAAGAAATTGTTAAGTGTCTTTTTATCATTATTACTATTACTATCATTTACTGGAACTTTAGCACAAGCAGAAGAAACTACTTCTATGTCGGTAGAAAAAGCAATTCAAGTATTCAAGCAGCAAGGGAAAACGAAGGGGATAGTGGAAGGATATATTGTCGGATATACGCAAAGTCCTTCTAAGTACACGAAGGATCCGGCTAAGTTTGACGACACAAATGTGGCAATTGCCGATTCACCAAACGAAACAAATCCAGATAAAATCATGCCTGTTCAGTTGCCAAAAGGCGATGTGAGATCGGCAGTGAATGTGAAAGATCATCCTGAAAATATTGGGAAGAAAGTTAGCTTAACAGGGACGCTTGAATTATATTTTAGTAGTCCGGGTTTAAAATCAGTAACAGCTCATAAGTTTCAAGGGGAAGAACAAAACCGTGTTAGCGATGTAGTGGCTTCACCTGGGGGCGGGGAAGTTGCGAAAGGAACAGCGGTAACATTAACAACGAATACAGAAGGAGCAACAATTTACTATACGTTAGATGGTTCTAATCCTACAAATAAAAGTGTTCGCTATAACGGACAAATTGTAGTGAATGAAAATAGTGTAGTGAAAGCAATCGCAGAGAAAGAAGGACTTACTTCTTCGGCGATTTCTACATTTTCATTTATTATTGTAAATAATGAACCAGTTCGTATTCATGATATTCAAGGGAAATCACATATTTCTCCTTACAAAGGGAAGAACGTATACAATGTGGAAGGCGTTGTAACAGCGCTTGATAAAAATGGTTTTTATATAGAAGACAATCAGCCGGATAATGATCCAGCTACTTCAGAAGGTATGTACGTATACAAAAAAGATGCAAATGTAGCAGTTGGAGACCTTATTCAAGTTGATGGAGAAGTAGAAGAATATGTTGGGCCTGGATATGCAGAAAGGTTTGAAACAGACTTAACAACGACGGAAATTAAGGCGAGTCGCGTTGCTGTAATCGCAAAAGATCAACCTTTACCAGCACCCATTGTACTCGGAGAAAACGGTGTGAAAATTCCTGATCAAATTATCGATAATGATGCATTCGGTTTATTTGATCCAAATGAAGATGCAATCGACTTTTATGAAAGTATAGAAGGTATGCGCGTTACGATGCCAACACCAAAAATTATTGCACCTCAGAAAAACGGAAATTTATATGTAACAGTAAAAAATAGCGGGGATAAAGTAGTAACGAAATATGGTACACCTCTTTTAGATGAAAATCAATTAAACCCAGAGCGTCTTTCTGTAAAAGTACCTCGTGATTATGTAGCAAAAGTAGGAGATACTTTCACAGGAGATATAACAGGGGTAGTAGGATATGATTACGGTTCGTTCCGTATTTCGCCAGTGACGGAATTACCATCTGTAGTGGACGGTGGGTTTAAGCGAGTAGGGGCAAATATTCAGCCACGTCTTGATAAATTAACAGTTGCTACATATAACATTGAAAACTTCTCAGCAAATAAAAAAGAAACGACGGACGAAAAAGTAAAAGAGTTAGCGTATTCTATTAAATACAATTTAAAAATGCCAGATATTATCGGTGTAGAGGAAATGCAAGATAATAATGGATCAATTAATGATGGGACAACAGATGCTTCATTAAGCGCAAAACGTATCATTGATGCAGTTCTAGAAATTCGCGGACCGAAGTATGAGTATGTAGAAATTGCGCCAAGCAACAATCAAGACGGGGGAGCGCCTGGAGCTAACATTCGCGTCGGTTTCTTCTATAACCCATCACGTGTGAAATTAGCAACAGTACCGAAGTTACTTGATAAAAATGTAGTTCGTATTGGAGACGAAAATGCATTATTTGATAGTACACGAAAACCGTTAGCAGCAGAATTTACATTCCAAGGACAAAACGTTGTTGTCGTTGCAAATCACTTAAACTCAAAACTAGGAGATGCAACGCCATTTGGAAAAGTGCAGCCGCTCGTATTAAAGAGTGAAGAAAAACGAATTCAATTAGCGCAAGAAGTAAATTATTTCGTACAAGGTATTCAGAAAAAGAATGCAAATGCACCTGTTGTTGTATTAGGTGATATGAACGATTTTGAGTTCTCGAAACCACTAAAAGCATTAGAGGGAACAATCTTAAAAGATATGCTAAACACTGTGCCGAAAGAGAATCGTTACACGTACATTCATGAAGGGAATGCACAAGTGTTAGATCATATTTTAGTAACGAACAACATCGCACCGCACACAGTTGTAGACCCAGTACACTTAAACTCAAACATTATGAAAGAGCATGGACGTGTAAGCGACCACGACCCAGTACTTGCTCAAATTGATTTGAAGAAAGCTTCTTAA
- a CDS encoding TetR/AcrR family transcriptional regulator → MAIDRKRSIIEAATKSFSAFGYKATTMDQVAKLANVGKGTIYTFFKNKEELFGEIISNLITEMKQVAENAIRSDVSFFENVHKALYSILEFRKEHQLMIKLIQEERDMGTKEVQEVMQQVDVEIVSVIQSYLKIAIEKGEISKCDPEITAFIMLRLYVSLIFDWEKNHEPLEKEKIAELFELYLLKGLSN, encoded by the coding sequence GTGGCGATAGATCGAAAACGTTCTATTATTGAAGCTGCAACAAAGTCTTTTTCAGCGTTCGGTTATAAAGCAACAACGATGGATCAAGTAGCGAAATTAGCGAATGTAGGAAAAGGAACGATTTATACTTTTTTCAAAAATAAAGAAGAGCTATTTGGCGAAATTATTTCTAATTTAATTACAGAAATGAAGCAAGTTGCAGAAAACGCAATTCGTTCAGATGTTTCATTTTTTGAAAATGTACATAAAGCATTATATAGCATCTTAGAATTTAGAAAAGAACATCAGCTCATGATTAAGTTAATTCAAGAAGAGCGCGATATGGGAACGAAAGAAGTACAAGAAGTGATGCAACAAGTAGATGTGGAAATCGTTTCTGTCATTCAATCGTATTTAAAGATTGCGATTGAAAAAGGTGAAATTAGCAAATGTGACCCAGAAATTACAGCATTTATTATGCTTCGCCTATACGTATCGCTCATTTTTGATTGGGAAAAAAATCATGAACCGCTAGAAAAAGAAAAAATTGCAGAATTATTTGAACTTTATTTATTAAAAGGATTGTCAAACTAA
- a CDS encoding YhgE/Pip domain-containing protein: MKWNQLLRKEFTEIIKSKKILIPIIAVLFVPILYAGMFLWAFWDPYKQLDDLPVAVVNLDKGAVFDGKPIEVGKGLVDNLKDNTSFKWEFVSEKEAKKGMEGRKYYMLVRIPDDFSSNATTLLKDDPKPLNLEYIPNESLNFLSSQIGGTAIEKIKGEVASTLTKTYAEKMFDSIQDVSKGLADGAEGANKLHDGSSELHDGSSKVTDGLHTLQGKSGEMKDGVQKLADGSNKLVDGSGKVTDGLNTLNSKTGIGKLQDGSGKVTAGLNTLNGKTGEMQTGIGKLVDGSGKVTAGLNTLNNKTGEMQTGIGKLVDGSGKVTAGLNTLNGKAGEMQTGIGKLVDGSGKVTAGLNTLVSKTGELKTGTIDLSNGMGELVEGQSQLETRAQEIQKGLQELNSNVQNSVAGLEVIQSKAPSTLNEKINGAGEDVSQLNELTQSTAGDAKTAAQDVASLQKQIESLPKEYQEQLQPYITNVAKSTATVQQKAAGVAGGTNKLNEEVKQLKSEINETTSGMQNKLPNPEGFKTLTDGIKKLTNAQNEFVSNFHGFGEGLGKAKLGADKLKNGSGQLIDGANQLVDGSGKVTEGLGALSVGANQMAGGINQLADGSSQVTGGLGALSVGASQMTGGINQLADGSSQVTGGLGTLSVGAGQMTGGITQLADGSSQVTGGLGTLSVGVTKLADGSNQVTTGLGTLNGGLNTMSTGSTQLIDGVNKLADGSGKVTDGLVKVNDGSGELAEKLGEGAEKTGEVKGTNKTFDMFANPVKVKTEKLAEVPNYGTGFTPYFLSLGLFVGALLLSIVYPLRDTVGVPKSGFSWFISKFGVLLSVGIIQAIVADVILLFGLGVEVQSIPYFILFSIVTSLAFIALIQCLVTAFGDAGRFIAIITLIIQLTTSAGTFPLELIPKFLQPFNTWLPMTYSVSGLKAVVSSGDFNFMWQNIGILMIFIVVLSLGTIASLTWMHKRQFRNVVENQSIEV, translated from the coding sequence ATGAAATGGAATCAGTTACTTCGTAAAGAGTTTACTGAAATTATAAAAAGTAAAAAAATATTAATTCCAATTATCGCGGTATTATTCGTACCAATTTTATATGCAGGTATGTTTTTATGGGCCTTTTGGGATCCGTATAAACAGTTAGATGATTTACCAGTTGCGGTAGTCAATTTAGATAAAGGTGCAGTATTTGATGGAAAACCAATTGAGGTCGGAAAAGGGCTCGTTGATAATTTAAAAGATAACACAAGTTTTAAATGGGAATTTGTAAGTGAAAAAGAAGCGAAAAAAGGAATGGAAGGCAGAAAATATTACATGTTAGTACGCATTCCTGATGACTTCTCAAGTAACGCTACAACGTTATTAAAAGATGATCCGAAACCATTAAACTTAGAATACATTCCAAACGAAAGCTTAAACTTCTTATCTTCACAAATTGGTGGAACAGCCATTGAAAAAATTAAAGGTGAAGTAGCAAGTACGTTAACGAAAACATATGCAGAGAAAATGTTTGATTCCATTCAAGACGTCTCAAAAGGATTAGCAGATGGGGCGGAAGGGGCAAATAAACTACATGACGGATCAAGTGAGCTGCATGATGGTTCAAGTAAAGTGACGGATGGCCTTCATACACTTCAAGGGAAGTCTGGGGAGATGAAGGATGGAGTTCAGAAATTAGCAGATGGATCAAATAAATTAGTAGATGGGTCAGGAAAAGTAACAGATGGTTTAAATACATTAAATAGCAAAACAGGTATAGGCAAATTACAAGATGGATCCGGAAAAGTAACGGCAGGTTTAAATACGTTAAATGGCAAAACGGGTGAAATGCAGACTGGTATAGGGAAATTAGTAGACGGTTCAGGAAAAGTAACAGCAGGTCTAAATACATTAAATAACAAAACAGGTGAGATGCAGACTGGTATAGGGAAATTAGTAGACGGTTCAGGAAAAGTAACAGCAGGTTTAAATACGTTAAATGGTAAAGCGGGTGAGATGCAGACTGGTATAGGGAAATTAGTAGACGGTTCAGGAAAAGTAACAGCAGGTTTGAATACATTAGTAAGTAAAACAGGTGAATTAAAAACAGGAACAATTGACTTATCAAATGGTATGGGAGAACTTGTTGAAGGGCAAAGCCAATTAGAGACAAGGGCTCAAGAGATTCAAAAGGGTTTGCAGGAGTTAAATAGTAACGTACAAAATTCTGTTGCAGGCTTAGAGGTAATACAGTCAAAAGCTCCTTCTACATTAAATGAAAAAATAAATGGAGCTGGAGAAGACGTAAGTCAGTTAAATGAATTGACGCAATCAACCGCAGGGGATGCAAAAACTGCAGCGCAAGATGTAGCGAGCTTGCAAAAGCAAATTGAGAGTTTACCGAAAGAATATCAAGAACAGTTACAACCATATATAACAAATGTGGCAAAAAGTACGGCGACAGTTCAGCAGAAGGCTGCCGGGGTAGCAGGTGGAACAAACAAGTTAAACGAAGAAGTGAAACAATTAAAAAGTGAAATAAATGAAACAACAAGTGGAATGCAAAACAAACTACCGAATCCAGAAGGGTTTAAAACTTTAACGGATGGTATTAAGAAACTAACGAACGCACAAAATGAATTTGTTAGTAATTTTCATGGATTTGGTGAAGGTTTAGGTAAGGCAAAATTAGGTGCTGATAAATTGAAGAACGGATCTGGTCAATTGATTGATGGAGCAAATCAATTAGTAGATGGATCTGGGAAGGTAACAGAAGGATTAGGCGCATTATCCGTAGGAGCAAACCAAATGGCAGGTGGAATAAATCAATTAGCGGACGGTTCAAGCCAAGTGACAGGCGGTTTAGGTGCATTATCTGTAGGGGCAAGCCAAATGACTGGTGGAATAAATCAATTAGCAGATGGCTCAAGTCAAGTAACAGGTGGTTTAGGCACATTATCTGTAGGAGCAGGCCAAATGACAGGCGGAATAACGCAATTAGCGGACGGTTCAAGCCAAGTAACAGGCGGTTTAGGCACATTATCTGTAGGAGTAACAAAATTAGCAGATGGCTCAAATCAAGTAACAACAGGATTAGGCACTCTAAATGGCGGTTTAAATACAATGTCAACTGGCTCAACACAGTTAATCGACGGCGTAAATAAACTAGCAGATGGCTCAGGAAAAGTAACAGATGGCCTCGTAAAAGTAAACGACGGTTCAGGTGAACTTGCTGAAAAGCTTGGCGAAGGGGCAGAGAAAACTGGTGAAGTGAAAGGGACGAATAAAACATTTGATATGTTTGCAAACCCTGTAAAAGTAAAGACAGAGAAATTAGCGGAAGTTCCAAACTACGGAACTGGATTTACACCGTATTTCTTATCACTCGGTTTATTTGTTGGGGCATTACTATTATCTATCGTATACCCATTACGCGATACAGTCGGCGTTCCAAAATCAGGATTTAGCTGGTTTATTAGTAAGTTCGGCGTTTTACTATCAGTCGGTATTATTCAAGCGATAGTAGCAGATGTCATATTACTGTTCGGATTAGGTGTAGAAGTGCAAAGTATTCCATACTTTATATTATTTAGCATCGTTACAAGTTTAGCATTTATCGCATTAATTCAATGTTTAGTAACAGCATTCGGTGATGCAGGGCGATTTATTGCCATCATCACATTAATTATTCAGCTTACAACAAGTGCTGGAACATTCCCACTAGAATTGATTCCGAAGTTTTTACAACCATTTAATACGTGGTTACCGATGACATACTCTGTATCAGGATTGAAAGCAGTCGTATCAAGCGGAGACTTTAACTTCATGTGGCAAAACATAGGAATACTCATGATCTTTATCGTCGTATTATCACTTGGAACAATCGCTTCCTTAACTTGGATGCACAAACGACAATTTAGAAATGTTGTTGAAAATCAATCGATTGAAGTTTAA
- a CDS encoding DUF2087 domain-containing protein: MTESEMKFRDTNIRNFFDKENRLKSIPGQKKKKLVLLEHLISKLNVENQYTEKEINVFIKQYHDDFCTIRREFIVHGFMDREDNMYHINGREVWTKWEEL, encoded by the coding sequence ATGACCGAAAGCGAAATGAAATTTAGGGATACGAACATTCGTAACTTTTTCGATAAAGAGAATCGTTTAAAATCGATTCCAGGTCAAAAAAAGAAAAAGTTAGTGTTATTAGAACATTTGATTAGCAAGTTAAACGTTGAAAATCAATATACAGAGAAAGAAATAAATGTGTTCATAAAACAATATCATGATGATTTTTGTACGATTAGAAGAGAATTTATCGTGCATGGGTTTATGGATCGAGAGGATAATATGTACCATATAAATGGGAGAGAAGTTTGGACGAAGTGGGAGGAGTTATAA
- a CDS encoding YjcZ family sporulation protein, with product MGFGGSCGEFALLVILFILLIIVGAACFC from the coding sequence ATGGGCTTTGGTGGTAGTTGCGGTGAATTTGCTTTATTAGTTATATTGTTTATTTTATTAATCATCGTTGGAGCTGCTTGCTTTTGCTAA
- a CDS encoding N-acetylmuramoyl-L-alanine amidase family protein — protein sequence MKKVILPVLMSAMVIVPAVSHAEKQDNVKQTTAKAEQTIQQSGWVKVGDTWYFYDQKGMKKTGWLQDGGKWYYFDGNGKMQTGHIVYQYEGYLLGADGTMYANEGWIQYGGKWYYVHQGGKLHYGLLEYNGKTYFLNPDNGQMFTKAWIGEYHTGNYFLEDGSMAIGWTSIDNKWYYFNDKGLSYNDWLSYNGSWYYFVGGKMQTGWVQDNGKWYYMNTDGTMKTGWVKENGKWYYLNSNGTMKSSENGWKDCWLDEGGKRYFFDDSGAMRTGKLAEGGTSWYFNPDGSMVTGWKIVDGDWYYFDEKSGANHEGWLNYNGKWYYFYDGPMTTGWVQVNGTWYYLNEDGTMKTNWLQKDGKWYYLQSNGAMAVGKHFINGKWYSFKNDGVMM from the coding sequence ATGAAGAAAGTTATTTTACCAGTTTTAATGTCTGCTATGGTTATAGTTCCGGCAGTATCACATGCTGAAAAACAAGATAATGTGAAACAGACTACTGCAAAAGCAGAGCAGACAATTCAGCAAAGTGGTTGGGTAAAAGTAGGGGATACATGGTATTTCTATGACCAAAAAGGTATGAAGAAAACAGGCTGGTTACAAGATGGTGGAAAATGGTATTATTTTGATGGTAATGGAAAAATGCAAACAGGTCATATTGTATATCAATATGAGGGTTACTTACTGGGAGCAGACGGTACAATGTATGCCAATGAAGGTTGGATTCAGTATGGTGGAAAGTGGTATTATGTACATCAAGGTGGAAAGCTACATTACGGATTGCTTGAATATAATGGGAAAACTTATTTTTTAAATCCAGATAATGGGCAGATGTTTACGAAAGCTTGGATTGGGGAATATCATACAGGCAATTATTTTCTCGAAGATGGATCAATGGCAATAGGTTGGACTTCAATTGATAATAAGTGGTACTATTTTAACGATAAGGGGCTTAGTTATAATGACTGGCTAAGCTATAACGGAAGCTGGTATTATTTTGTAGGTGGTAAGATGCAAACAGGTTGGGTACAAGATAATGGAAAATGGTACTACATGAATACAGACGGCACAATGAAAACAGGCTGGGTAAAAGAAAATGGAAAATGGTATTATCTGAACTCAAATGGCACGATGAAAAGTTCAGAAAATGGATGGAAAGACTGTTGGTTAGATGAAGGAGGAAAGCGCTACTTTTTCGATGACAGTGGTGCTATGCGTACAGGGAAACTAGCTGAAGGCGGCACTTCATGGTATTTTAATCCAGATGGATCTATGGTGACTGGATGGAAAATAGTGGATGGTGACTGGTATTACTTTGATGAGAAAAGTGGAGCGAATCATGAAGGTTGGTTAAACTACAATGGCAAGTGGTATTACTTTTATGATGGCCCAATGACAACTGGTTGGGTACAAGTGAATGGCACATGGTACTACTTGAATGAAGATGGAACGATGAAAACAAATTGGTTACAAAAAGATGGAAAATGGTACTATTTACAATCCAATGGTGCAATGGCAGTGGGCAAACATTTCATTAATGGAAAATGGTATTCATTCAAAAATGATGGCGTTATGATGTAA